The window AGAGAAAGTGcaagtgtcctctctctctcctactctgctCTCTTCAAACTACATCTAGCCTATTGGCTGATATAGCCCACTAACAGATAGCCTAATATAATGCGCCAGATGAGCATCTATTTCTAAGGCTATTTCTGCGCATTTTGATATTTCCTATAGGGCACACAATTTCTTGCACCATGGCTTGTAAGCAAGCTGCTTCAAGTATGTTTAAAACCTCAAAAAGGCTAAGCATTTTGGTGGTTAATaaaccatggatcatttagctatttgattttgaattttaggaaGAATGAAAAGAATGGCTACATTTCCAGCAGAGGAAACAAAACAACATCATTGGGCAAGCCAACAATAAAATGGGGCAATTTTTTTGTTTGTGCACATTAAATGGCAACATGAATAAATAATTGGCATGTGTTGGTCACTGTAGAAGTAGCGCTAATGCTCTGTTTTTGCATacatctaatgttagctagcctGTAGCTATGTTACTTAGCAACCAGTCTAGCAACACAACTTTTGTCTGAACTAGTTTTTCTGGTGGAATGTATTTATTATGAATTTATTTCTTAAAAGCAACATTTTCGATTCAGATGTGTCTTCCTTTCCTTGCTGTGTTGGCAACCGGTTTATAAaaacaataaggcaccttgggggttagtggtatatggccaatataccacggctaagggctgtatccaggcactctgcattgCATCGTGCTCAAAATAAAACCCTTAGCCGTGGTCTATAGGGCATATTCCACACCCTTTACTACACTTGTTGAAGGCATTGTGTCCCAATGCAGTAACTAGAGGACAATGATAAACAACATATGGCACCTCCAAATGTAATTTTAGAATACTTGCATACTATGTATCATTAAATAACATGGAATAACCACAGATTTTGGTATTGGAATTTTTAACCCAAAATGACTACAATGTCTTTTGTAAAACAAGCTTGTGCCTTCTAATGCCTTCTCCAAGTCATTCCAATCCAATCCAGCAAAATAATTCTGTATCAAAACCACATGTATCTATAATGACAATACTGAGATACTGTAAGTAAGGTCAGTGTATTGTTACATGAAAGAAGCAATTAGAGCAATTGTTTAACATAACTATATCCAACCAATAATTgtggattaaaaaaaatatatataaatataggaaCTATGAATGCCTTAAATTCAGAGTTAAAATATGTTTAGCTGTCACTTTGAACCATGGATAAAAGAAAGCATAAATGATTGGATTAATTAAGGAATTAACAAGTGGCAGAAAGCCGATGATAAATGATAAATTGTcacttgaaaaaaaaaacatatttatgaACAAAAATGGAATCCAACAAATTAGATAGTTGAAAACAACAATGGAAAGAGTTTTTGCTGCTTTTCTCTCAGACTTATTTGCCTGTACAGTTTTAACACCAGACACACTGGCAGCATCTTTTGAAAATACCTTTCTGGCCTGTGATCTGGCCACCACAAAGATTTTCATATAAAGTGTTGTAATAATAGAGCACGGGACAACCATTGTAATTACAAGGTCAATGATATTACCCCAGATTACTCCTTCAACAATAAAACATTCTTTCAAACACCTACTGGGTACCAGTACATTTACTATGTTTTTTATAATAGCAGCCCGGTATATGATACAACAACACCAGGTGATGGATATACAACACATCattcttgttattgttattttagagTGGTACAATAAGGGATCACATACAGCAACATAGCGGTCAATAGATATCAATACCAAATTTCCCAGAGATAAAGAAGTACATAAACAAGCAATGTAGAaatcaaacacacagaaatattccCCAAAACCCCAGCATGATTCCATTATTGCTACAGTCGTTACTGGTATCACAATCAGTCCCACCAGGAGATCTGATGCAgccagagagaggatgagcaAGTTGGTTGTAGTGTGGAGCTGCTTGaagtgagagatggagatgatCACCAGTATGTTCAAAAATACTGTAACTACTGAAATCAATGAGAAGAAGATGTACAgtgttatgtagattgatgtcGATAGCAATTCCATTCTGCAAGAAGAGTTTCTGTCTTGAAAACAGTATTGAACATCTTGGTTTTTCTCCATTTGTAATAAAGGGTAAAATGCTGAGGTCCTGCTCCTTCTTGGTCCTGTGTGTGACCCTGTCAGTTCAGCCTTCTGACAAACTCTGAGCTCTGCCTCTCTATTTATCCCTGAATGGCTGACAACCACTCCCCTACCCGGAGTCTCTCTGCACACACAAGTGAGCACAGCATGAGAAGAAAAAGAACGATTGGATAAACAAATAATTTGTGAAAGCTTGACGTAATGTGTGACAGGATTGGATGTTGTTGTGGTCTCATAGCCTGTCCTTCAACCTTACTGATAGTTAGAGATGAGAGAAAAGGTGCATTttctttcaaatcaaatgttatttgtcacatgcgccaaacaagtgtggaccttacagtgaaattgtCACTTACAAGcagttaaccaacaatgcagttttatgaAAAAATAAGTTcagtaaaaatgtaaaataacagtagcaaataattaaagagcagcagtaaaataacaatagagaggctatatacagggggtacaggtacagaatcaatgtgcggatcaatgtgcgggggcaccagttagtcgaggtaattgagataatactgtatgtacagtcgaagtcataagtttacatacacttaggttggagtcattaaaactcatttttcaaaccactccacaaatttcttgttaacaaactatagttttggcaagtcggttaggacatatactttgggcataacacaagtaatttttccaacaattgtttacagacagattatttcacttataaatcaatgtatcacaattccagtgggtcagaagtttacatacattaagttgactgtgcttttaaatagcttggaaaattccagaaaattatgtcatggatttagaagcttccgaattgacatcatttgagacaattggaggtgtacatgtggatgtatttcaaggcctaccttcaaactcagtgcctctttgcttgacatcatgggaaaatcaaaagaaatcagacctctgaatttttttttgtaaacctccacaagtctggttcatccttgggagcaatttccaaatgcctgaaggtaccacgttcatctgtacaaacaatagtacgcaagtataaacactatgggactatgcagccatcatacctctcaggaaggagacgtgttctcctagagatgaacgtactttggtgcgaaaagtgcaaatcaatcccagaacaacagcaaaggaccttgtggagaggctggaggaaacaggtacaaatgtatctatatccacagtaaaacgagtccaaaatcaacataacctgaaaggccgctcaacaaggaaaaaggaaactgctccaaaaccgccataaaaaatccagactacggtttgcaaacgcacatggggacaaagatcgtactttttggagaaatgtcctctggtctgatgaaacaaaaatagaactgtttggcaataatgaccatcgttatgtttggaggaaaaaaggggatgcttgcaatccgaagaacaccatcccaaccatgaagcatgggggtggcagcatcatgttgtgggggtgcattgctgcaggtgggactggtgcacttcacaaaatagatggcatcatgaggagggggaaattatgttgatatattgaagccacatctcaagacatcagtcaggatgtcacgttctgaccatcgttcgtgtgtcttttccttgttttagtgttggtcaggatgtgagctgggtgggcattctatgttgtgtgtctggtttgtctatttctatgtttggcctgatatggttctcaataagaggcaggtgttagtcattgtctctgattgggaaccatatttaagtagcctgttttgtgttgggttttgtgggtgattgttcctgtctcaggaactcatttcttgttttgtagattgttcattgttcatctttattaaagatatttacaagtaaccacgctgcgttttggtccgcctctctttccccagaagaaaaccgttacacaggaagttaaaggttggtcgcaaatgggtcttccaaatggacaaggaccccaagcatacttccaaagttgtggcaaaatggcttaaggacaataaagtaaagatattggagtggccaacacaaagccctgacctcaatcctatacaaAATTTGTGCGCggactgaaaaagcgtgtgtgagcaaggaggcctacaatcctgactcagttataccagctctgtcaggaggaataggccaaaattcacccaactatttgtgggaagcttgtggaaggctacgcaaaacgtttgacccaaattaaacaatttaaaggctacCAAATATtacttgagtgtatgtaaacttctgacccactgggaatgtgatgaaagaaataaaagctggacTAAATAATtatctcctattattctgacatttcacgttcttaaaataaagtggtgatcatcataactgacctaagacagggaatttttaccaggattaaatgtcaggaattgtgaaaaactgagtttaaatgtatttggctaatggaTATggaaacttcccacttcaactgtacatgtaggtagagttatttcagtgactatgcatagataataaacagagagtaggcaatgcgaatagtctgggtagccatttgattagctgtttagcagtcttaatgcctgggggtagaagcttttaaGAAATATTTTGGATCCAGACCTGGcggtccggtaccgcttgccgtaaggtagcagagagaacagtctatgactagggtggctggagtctctgacaatttgtagggccttcctctgaccctGCCTGGTatcgaggtcctggatggcaggaagcttggccccagtgatgtactgggccatacacactacactctgtaggccgagcagtttccataccaggcagtgatgcaaccagtcaggatgctctcgatggtgtagctgtagaatgtttttgaggatctgaggacccatgccaaacctttgCAGTCTCCTGAAGGgtaataggctttgtcgtgccctcttcacaactgtcttgatgtctttggaccatgatagtttgttggtgatgtggacaccaaggaacttgtagCTGTCAACCTGACACCACAAggctaggtctctgacctcctccctatagactgtctcattgttgtcggtgatcaggcctaccactgttgtgccatCTGCAAGCTTAGTTaaagtgttggagtcgtgcctgaccatgcagtcatgagtgaacaggagtacaggaggggactgagcacgcacccctgagggaaccccgtgttgaggatcagtgtggtggatgtgttgttatctacccttaccacatggaggcagcccgtcaggaagtccattcTGAGCATTTTAAATGGGAAAATATAGTAGGGGTGATTATTTGGTCACTTAAAGGTTATTATACATGAGAAATAGGATAACTCTTTTTGCTGATGCCAATGCTCAGTTTGGAACATAATCCACAACCTCGGGAAATTAGACGGCATGCCACACATCAGCTGGCTAGTGTAGGAAAACTGACAGTAAGGAAGTTGATGAGATGGCGAACTTGATGGTGTATGCGCTTATAGCACATTCAATCAAAATGAATATTGGGATTCCATAGAAACATTCCATAGACTAAAAAAAGGCCATATGAACTGAATTATGAACCATATTTCTTCAAGTTGAGGCAGACTTTGGCTCATTTGCATCTTGGGGACAAATAATGTTTGTCAGACATCAGAACAACCAAACTGTGTTCTGACCCAATGTTGTTTTAATGTGACTAAGAAATgtgagcatgcgcagaccagctggctgatgtgtttacggacatattcaatcgctccctatcccagtctgtagtccccacatgcttcaagatggcttccattgttcctgtacccaagaagggaaagattttttattattttttatttatctgttattttaccaggtaagttgactgagaacacattctcatttgcagcaacgacctggggaatagttacaggggagaggagggggatgaatctGCCAATTAGGTGATCGTGATGGTTtgatggccagattgggaatttagccaggacaccggggttaacacccctactcttacgataagtaccatgggatctttaatgaccgcagagagtcaggacacccgtttaacgtcccaaccgaaagacggcaccctacacagggcagtgtcctcaATCACTggcctggggcattgggatattttttagaccagaggaaagagtggctcctactggccctccaacaccacttccagcagcaactggtctcccatccagggactagATAACTGATAAGTAGATAAGTAGATAACTGATGACTAGataagataactgaactaaatgattaTCGCCCCGTAgctctcacttctgtcatcatgaagggGTTTGAaaaactagtcaaggatcatatcacctccaccttaccggccaccctagatccacttcagtttgcataccgccccaacaggtccacagacgacgcaatcgccatcacactgcacactgccctatgcCATCTGGATagaaggaatacctatgtaagaatgctgttcattgactacagctcagcattcaacaacatagtaccctccaagctcatcatcaagctggacgCCCTGGTtctcaaccctgccctgtgcaactgggtcctggactttctgaccgGCCGCCCCCCGGTGGTGAAGGTAgcaaacaacatctccactttgctgacccTTAACAGTGGGGCCCcaacaagggtgtgtgctcatcCCCCTCCTgaactccatgttcacccacgactgtgtggccatgcacgcctccatcTCAATCATCAAGTATGCAGACGACACagcagtagtgggcttgattaccaacaacaatgagacagcctacaaggTGGAGGTTAGGGCACTCggcgtgtggtgtcaggaaaacaacctctcactcaacgtcaacaaaacaaaacaaaggagatgatcatggacttcaagaaacagcagagggagcacccccctatccacattgaagggacagcagtggagaaggtggaaagttttaagtttctcggcgtacacatcacagacaaactgaaattgtccacccacacagacaatgtggagaagaaggcgcaacagcgtctcttcaaactcaggaggctgaagaaatttgacttcacccaaaaccctgacaaacttttacagatgcacaatccagagcatcctgtcgggctgtatcgcaGCAtgctacggcaactgcaccaccctcaaccgcatggccctccagagggtggtgtggtttgcacaacgcatcaccgggggcaaactacctgccctgcaTGACAGCTACAGCACcgttgtcacaggaaggccaaaatattcatttacatttacatttaagtcatttagcagacgctcttattcatCAAGGACATGCACCACCCGAGCCAGTGCCtgtatcatccagaaggtgaggtcagaggtcagtacaggtgcatcaaagctgagactgagattctgaaaaacagcttctatctcaaggactTAAGACTGCTAAAAAGCAATCGCTAACTCAgaaaggctgctgcctacatttgagacccaatcactggccactttaataaatggatcactagtcacttatacaatgccactctaaataatgccactttaataatgttttttatatatcttacattactcatatcacatgaatatactgtattttacaccatctattgcaccttgccaaTACcgctcggccatcactcatccatatacttatatgtacatattctcattcacccctttagatttgtgtgtatttggcagttggggaattgttagattacttgttagatattactgcacggtcggacctagaagcacaagcattccgCTACACTCAAATTATCATCtgctatccatgtgtatgtgacaagtgCGATTTGATAATCTTGTTGAGATTAGTAAAAACCTTATACAAATTGCCATTCTATAATGGTGTTGCTGGTTTCACCTTGTTGACTTCTCAACTGCCTGGTAGAGTTCatttttcccccccaaaaaaactataTTGGAAATTGCTATTTGATTTGTTAGTAATAGGAATTTATGATAAAACATTTTTCATCATGTTTTTCAAGAAGAGACAGTTCAAGGTATAAAGAACCATGAACGTAAGGTTCTAATTGAAACCTTTATGCTGCTATAAAGAACCCTTTCATTAGGTTGTATAAAGGTTCTGTGAACTGGTGACAGGTTGCCAGTCAAACCAATCAACTATTTTGCCTATATGGAGCTCCAAACTGAGGTTGTGTTTCTGAAAAATGTTCAGCAACAAGCTAGCTATCGTAAGATACAAAACTAACTTTGAGCGTTAGATGCCAGCCCTTCCATTCAAATGCAAGATGTGAAACTGAAGTTCCTTAGACTTCCAATATTCAATACAACGAAATAAGAATCAGAAGGATGGCCTTGTGAAACTACAGGACACATCAAGGCATATGTCATTTGGCCAGTGCATTTGGCCAGTGCAATTGACAGTCAGGCAGTTGATAAGATGGTACATCTTTATGGTGTATTTGCTAATGGCATTTCATAGGAACATTCCATAGACTTGTAAAAATGTCCATCTGAACTGAATTATGAAACAATGATTCAAGTCAACAGAGACAGTTACATCATTGGGACACATAATATTTGCCAGAGATCACCCTGCAGTATTCTGACCCAATCATATTGTTTGTCTCATTAGTTGTTGTCTCAGATTCAAGAGGGACCTGTTAGCACTAACATGCAAGGCTCTGTAATAATGACACTTACATCACTCTACCAATTAAAGGTGTcaaacaagaacacacacacagtcagacacacacacacacagtcagacagacacacacacacacgcacatacaaacATCTAGTACACTGTAATTTGATCTACTTCATGAgtgtgtcccacttattgttgattcttcacaaaaaatacagttttatatctttatgtttgaagcctgaaatgtggcaaaaggttgcaaagttcaagggggccaaatactttcgcaaggcactgtataatatgATGCAGGTTCAATATAGACACATCTTATATGCTAAATGCTTGCTTCACAAATGCAGCACTGATTTCACGACTTGAATCAGGCCTCTGATAAAAGGCCTTTTCAAGTTGTTTACTCAAAGTAGACATTAGTTTGCTTTTTGAGATGTTTACAACGTTCATACTGTAACCCTAATTGGTAGCACTTTATAATAACACACTGTAATAAAGCATTTATACTGGATTAATAAATAGGTTATTCATCACTTAGTAATACATGTGACAATAACTAGCTTACTAGTTATCACTTGTTAATAAACATGTGAACAACTACCTTACTAACATTCACAAATACTAATTTACTAACATTTATTAACATTTACAAAAAtaatttccactgcatttcagccatgCCACACAAGGACCAGCTGAcgtcatgtcagtgattctctcgttaacacaggtgtgagtgttgacgaggacaaggctggagatcactctgtcatgctgattgagtttgaataacagactgagagcttcaaaaggagggcggtgcttggtctagggtttctgggatgatggtgttgatgtgagccatgaccagcctttcaaagcacttcatggctacagggagaggttgaaaatgtcagtgaagacacttgctagtttgTAAGCGcatggccctgcggccttgtgaatgttgacctgtctaaaggtcttactcacatcggctgtgaaGAGCATGATCACAgggtcttccggaacagctggtgctctcatgcatgtttcagtgttatttgcctcaaagcaagcataaaagtagtttagctcgtctggtaggatcgtgtcactgagcagctctctgctgtgcttccctttgtagtctgtaatggtttgcaggc of the Oncorhynchus masou masou isolate Uvic2021 chromosome 10, UVic_Omas_1.1, whole genome shotgun sequence genome contains:
- the LOC135547013 gene encoding trace amine-associated receptor 13c-like translates to MEKNQDVQYCFQDRNSSCRMELLSTSIYITLYIFFSLISVVTVFLNILVIISISHFKQLHTTTNLLILSLAASDLLVGLIVIPVTTVAIMESCWGFGEYFCVFDFYIACLCTSLSLGNLVLISIDRYVAVCDPLLYHSKITITRMMCCISITWCCCIIYRAAIIKNIVNVLVPSRCLKECFIVEGVIWGNIIDLVITMVVPCSIITTLYMKIFVVARSQARKVFSKDAASVSGVKTVQANKSERKAAKTLSIVVFNYLICWIPFLFINMFFFSSDNLSFIIGFLPLVNSLINPIIYAFFYPWFKVTAKHILTLNLRHS